A portion of the Nitrospira defluvii genome contains these proteins:
- a CDS encoding glycosyltransferase, which produces MTPGSNLPDTAHTTPLTPETEAQVDQFAQTDILVGIPSFNNVETIGHVVKAVSAGLAKYFPDARAVLVNSDGGSTDGTQEVVAQAVVDLKTLFIGDQQSSLHKIITPYHGIPGKGSAFRTIFEIARRLKAKACAVVDSDLRSITPEWIELLVSPVFEQGFDYVAPYYLRHKYDGTITNSIVYPLTRTLYGHRIRQPIGGDFGFSGQLAQHYLDKHVWESEVAKFGIDIWMTTEAIASGARVCQSFLGAKIHNPKDPAADLSAMLVQVLGAVFALMEDHYAVWGKTDGSNAVPLFGFQYEVGVEPVNVNVDRMISTFRQGLSDLGTIWDQILAPGTRQSLRPLGTCALQDFRIADSLWARVVYDAAVAYRNRVLPRDHVLKAFTPLYLGRTASFVLDTQGLTSSEAEGRIEALCQAFEKDKSYLVARWNEPHTS; this is translated from the coding sequence ATGACGCCTGGCTCCAATCTTCCTGATACCGCCCATACCACGCCCCTGACCCCGGAAACGGAAGCGCAGGTCGACCAATTCGCCCAGACGGATATTTTGGTTGGCATTCCCAGCTTCAACAATGTCGAAACGATCGGTCATGTGGTCAAGGCGGTGAGTGCCGGCCTGGCGAAATATTTCCCCGACGCCCGCGCCGTCTTGGTGAATTCGGACGGTGGGTCGACCGACGGGACGCAGGAAGTGGTCGCCCAAGCGGTGGTCGACCTGAAGACGTTGTTTATCGGGGACCAACAGAGTTCGCTCCATAAGATCATCACGCCCTATCACGGGATTCCGGGAAAGGGCAGCGCATTTCGGACGATCTTTGAAATCGCGCGCCGCTTGAAAGCCAAGGCCTGTGCCGTCGTGGATTCGGACTTGCGCAGCATTACTCCCGAGTGGATTGAGCTGCTGGTGAGTCCGGTGTTCGAGCAGGGGTTCGACTATGTCGCGCCCTATTACCTGCGGCACAAATATGACGGGACCATCACCAACAGCATTGTCTATCCGTTGACGCGCACGCTTTATGGCCACCGGATCAGGCAGCCGATCGGCGGGGACTTCGGATTTTCCGGCCAATTGGCCCAGCACTATTTGGACAAACATGTGTGGGAGTCGGAAGTCGCGAAGTTCGGGATCGACATCTGGATGACGACAGAGGCCATTGCCAGCGGGGCGAGGGTGTGCCAGAGCTTTCTGGGTGCCAAAATCCACAATCCCAAGGACCCGGCCGCTGATTTGTCGGCCATGTTGGTGCAGGTGCTCGGCGCCGTGTTCGCCCTCATGGAAGATCATTATGCGGTGTGGGGCAAGACGGATGGCTCGAATGCGGTGCCCCTGTTCGGGTTCCAGTACGAAGTCGGCGTGGAGCCGGTCAACGTGAATGTCGATCGCATGATCAGCACCTTCCGGCAGGGATTGAGCGACTTGGGGACGATCTGGGATCAAATTCTCGCTCCCGGGACCAGGCAAAGCCTGCGACCGTTGGGAACCTGTGCCTTGCAGGATTTTCGCATCGCCGATAGTCTGTGGGCGCGAGTCGTCTATGACGCCGCCGTGGCCTACCGCAATCGTGTGTTGCCGCGTGATCACGTGTTGAAGGCGTTCACTCCCTTGTATCTGGGGCGGACTGCCTCGTTCGTGTTGGATACCCAGGGGCTGACGTCGAGCGAAGCCGAGGGCCGGATCGAGGCGCTCTGCCAGGCGTTTGAAAAGGATAAGTCGTACCTGGTGGCGCGTTGGAATGAACCGCATACCAGTTGA
- a CDS encoding mechanosensitive ion channel family protein, with the protein MKEFFEKGLLDPLELMARQVLAVLPSLLAMSIIFFAGLVVAWTASQALERLLRVVGLDRLFDRLGVTGALLRGGVKTDPSRLIGQAAYWLVMIFATVAALGALNLQPINDFAKSFLAYVPHLVTASLILIAGWLLSNFVSQAVLIAAVNAGLPPARLVATCSRWGIQLLAVAMALEQLGIAQNIVVVGFGITLGGIVMAGAIAFGLGAKDLAKDYLERGLSVRTRNGAPDDLRHL; encoded by the coding sequence ATGAAGGAATTTTTCGAGAAGGGTCTCCTCGACCCTCTGGAGTTGATGGCGCGGCAGGTGCTCGCGGTATTGCCGAGCCTCCTGGCGATGTCCATCATTTTCTTCGCGGGTCTCGTGGTGGCGTGGACCGCCAGTCAGGCTCTTGAACGATTGTTGCGTGTGGTCGGGCTGGATCGACTATTCGATCGATTGGGTGTCACCGGCGCCTTGCTCCGTGGTGGAGTAAAGACTGATCCCTCTCGATTGATCGGGCAGGCAGCCTATTGGCTGGTGATGATCTTTGCCACCGTCGCCGCGTTGGGCGCACTTAATCTGCAACCGATCAACGATTTTGCCAAGTCGTTCCTGGCCTACGTGCCGCATTTGGTGACGGCCAGTCTGATCCTCATTGCTGGATGGTTGCTGTCCAACTTCGTCTCCCAGGCGGTGCTGATCGCTGCGGTCAACGCAGGACTGCCTCCCGCGCGCCTGGTGGCGACCTGTTCCCGCTGGGGCATCCAACTGTTGGCCGTCGCGATGGCGCTGGAGCAGCTGGGCATCGCACAAAATATCGTGGTCGTCGGGTTCGGTATTACATTGGGCGGAATAGTCATGGCGGGGGCGATCGCCTTTGGTCTGGGCGCTAAAGATTTGGCCAAAGACTACCTCGAGCGGGGGTTGTCGGTTCGTACGCGCAATGGCGCGCCCGATGATTTGAGGCACTTATGA